One stretch of Amycolatopsis tolypomycina DNA includes these proteins:
- a CDS encoding ThuA domain-containing protein, with protein MRVLLFSKTAGYRHDSIPAGIRAIRELGAEHRFDVTATEDAFTPAHDAVVFLSTSGEVMDAAGQAAFESYVEGGGGWVGVHAAADTGYDWPWYGELVGARFKSHPEIQEARFVTEDGTHPATAHLPPVWTRTDELYDFRDNPRGRVRVLQTLDESSYTGGVMGADHPITWCHPQGRGRAFYTGLGHTSESYDDPAFRALLLGGIRYAAGVLPAA; from the coding sequence GTGCGGGTGCTGCTGTTCTCCAAGACGGCCGGGTACCGCCACGACTCGATCCCGGCCGGGATCCGGGCGATCCGCGAACTGGGTGCGGAACACAGGTTCGACGTCACGGCGACCGAGGACGCGTTCACGCCCGCCCACGACGCGGTGGTGTTCCTGTCGACCAGCGGCGAGGTCATGGACGCGGCCGGGCAGGCGGCGTTCGAGTCCTATGTGGAGGGAGGTGGCGGCTGGGTCGGCGTCCACGCGGCGGCCGACACGGGGTACGACTGGCCGTGGTACGGCGAGCTGGTGGGGGCCCGGTTCAAGAGCCACCCGGAGATCCAGGAGGCGCGGTTCGTGACCGAGGACGGCACGCACCCCGCCACGGCCCACCTGCCACCGGTGTGGACCCGGACCGACGAGCTGTACGACTTCCGCGACAACCCGCGTGGCCGCGTGCGGGTGTTGCAGACGCTGGACGAGTCGAGCTACACCGGTGGGGTGATGGGCGCGGACCACCCCATCACGTGGTGCCACCCGCAGGGCCGCGGCCGGGCGTTCTACACCGGACTCGGCCACACGAGCGAGTCGTACGACGACCCGGCGTTCCGCGCGCTGCTCCTCGGCGGGATCCGCTACGCCGCGGGAGTGCTTCCCGCGGCGTAG
- the xylA gene encoding xylose isomerase gives MSDYAPQPADKFTFGLWTVGWPANDPFGVATRAALDPVESVHRLAELGAYGVTFHDDDLLATEPDRDKAIERFKKALAETGLRVPMATTNLFTHPVFKDGGLTSNDRDVRRYALRKVRRNLDLAAELGAETYVVWGGREGAESDAAKDVRAALARYKEGLDLLADYVVEKGYNLRFALEPKPNEPRGDILLPTIGHALGFISQLARPELFGLNPEVGHEQMAGLNFVHGISQALWQGKLFHIDLNGQHGPKYDQDLIFGHGDLKSAFFLVDLLENGGYEGPRHFDYKPMRTEDAADVWVSAAANMRTYLILKEKSAAFRADPEVVEALAASRVPDLATPTLAPGETFDDVLNDEFDLDATAARGYHFTRLNQLALEHLLGVR, from the coding sequence ATGAGCGACTACGCTCCCCAGCCGGCCGACAAGTTCACCTTCGGCCTCTGGACCGTGGGCTGGCCGGCGAACGACCCGTTCGGGGTGGCGACGCGGGCGGCGCTGGACCCGGTCGAGAGCGTGCACCGGCTCGCGGAGCTGGGCGCCTACGGCGTGACCTTCCACGACGACGACCTGCTGGCCACCGAGCCGGACCGCGACAAGGCGATCGAGCGCTTCAAGAAGGCCCTCGCCGAAACCGGCCTGCGCGTCCCCATGGCGACGACGAACCTGTTCACCCACCCGGTGTTCAAGGACGGCGGCCTGACCAGCAACGACCGTGACGTCCGGCGCTACGCGCTGCGCAAGGTGCGCCGCAACCTCGACCTGGCGGCCGAGCTGGGCGCCGAGACCTACGTCGTCTGGGGCGGCCGCGAAGGCGCCGAGTCCGACGCGGCGAAGGACGTCCGCGCGGCCCTGGCCCGCTACAAGGAGGGCCTGGACCTGCTCGCCGACTACGTCGTCGAGAAGGGCTACAACCTGCGGTTCGCGCTGGAGCCCAAGCCCAACGAGCCGCGCGGCGACATCCTGCTGCCGACGATCGGGCACGCGCTCGGCTTCATCTCCCAGCTCGCGCGGCCGGAGCTGTTCGGCCTCAACCCCGAGGTCGGGCACGAGCAGATGGCCGGGCTGAACTTCGTGCACGGCATCTCCCAGGCGCTGTGGCAGGGCAAGCTGTTCCACATCGACCTCAACGGCCAGCACGGCCCGAAGTACGACCAGGACCTGATCTTCGGCCACGGCGACCTGAAGAGCGCGTTCTTCCTGGTCGACCTGCTGGAGAACGGCGGCTACGAGGGGCCGCGGCACTTCGACTACAAGCCGATGCGCACCGAGGACGCCGCGGACGTCTGGGTCTCGGCGGCGGCGAACATGCGGACGTACCTGATCCTCAAGGAGAAGTCGGCGGCGTTCCGGGCCGACCCGGAGGTCGTGGAGGCGCTGGCGGCGTCGCGGGTCCCGGACCTGGCCACGCCGACGCTGGCCCCCGGCGAGACCTTCGACGACGTCCTGAACGACGAGTTCGACCTCGACGCGACGGCCGCGCGCGGCTACCACTTCACCCGGCTCAACCAGCTCGCCCTCGAGCACCTGCTCGGCGTGCGCTGA